The Mycobacterium seoulense genome has a window encoding:
- a CDS encoding glycerol-3-phosphate dehydrogenase/oxidase, whose amino-acid sequence MIPEPTALNAARRVADLTALAEGEPLDVLVIGGGITGAGIALDAASRGLRVALVEKHDLAFGTSRWSSKLVHGGLRYLASGNVGIARRSAVERGILMSRNAPHLVRAMPQLVPLLPSMSRGKRALVRAGFAAGDALRMLAGTPSSTLPRSRRVGPERVVQLAPTVRRAGLDGGLLAYDGQLIDDARLVTAVARTAAQHGARILTYVAASRASGTSVRLTDQRTGESFDVAAGAVINAAGVWAAEIDGLLKLRPSRGTHLVFDAAAFGNPTAALTVPIPGELNRFVFAMPEQLGRVYLGLTDEAAPGPIPDVPTPSGDEVTFLLDTVNTALGAALGPADVIGAYAGLRPLIDTGEGRTADVSREHAVVESASGILSVIGGKLTEYRYMAQDVLDRAVSLRRLRATKCRTHDLPLIGAPGNPGATGPVAGLPVSLVQRYGAEAAKVVESATCKRPTEPVAEGIDVTRAEFEYAITHEGALNVSDIVDRRTRIGLVESDRERVVAVAEEFVARFG is encoded by the coding sequence GTGATACCCGAGCCCACCGCGCTGAACGCGGCCCGCCGCGTGGCCGACCTGACCGCGCTCGCGGAGGGCGAGCCGCTCGACGTCCTCGTGATCGGCGGCGGCATCACCGGCGCCGGCATCGCCCTGGACGCCGCGTCCCGAGGGCTGCGTGTGGCGTTGGTGGAGAAGCACGACCTGGCCTTCGGCACCAGCCGCTGGAGCTCCAAGCTGGTCCACGGCGGCCTGCGCTACCTGGCGAGCGGCAACGTGGGGATCGCCCGCCGCAGCGCCGTCGAACGCGGAATCCTGATGAGCCGCAACGCCCCTCATCTCGTGAGGGCGATGCCGCAACTGGTTCCGCTGCTGCCGTCGATGAGCCGGGGCAAGCGCGCCCTGGTGCGCGCCGGGTTCGCGGCCGGCGACGCCTTGCGGATGCTGGCGGGCACGCCGTCGTCGACCCTGCCCCGGTCCCGCCGAGTCGGCCCGGAGCGCGTCGTGCAGCTGGCGCCCACCGTGCGGCGTGCGGGCCTGGACGGCGGCCTGCTGGCCTACGACGGGCAGTTGATCGACGACGCCCGACTGGTCACCGCGGTCGCGCGTACCGCCGCGCAGCACGGCGCCCGGATCCTGACCTACGTGGCGGCGTCGCGGGCGAGCGGCACCTCGGTGCGATTGACCGACCAGCGCACGGGGGAGTCGTTCGACGTCGCGGCCGGCGCGGTCATCAACGCGGCCGGGGTGTGGGCGGCCGAGATCGACGGCCTGTTGAAGCTGCGGCCCAGCCGCGGTACCCACCTGGTGTTCGATGCCGCCGCCTTCGGCAATCCCACTGCGGCGCTGACGGTTCCGATTCCCGGCGAGCTGAACCGGTTCGTCTTCGCGATGCCCGAGCAGCTGGGCCGGGTCTACCTGGGGCTGACCGACGAAGCGGCTCCCGGTCCGATCCCGGACGTGCCCACACCGTCGGGCGACGAGGTCACGTTCCTGCTGGACACGGTCAACACCGCGCTGGGCGCCGCGCTCGGCCCGGCCGACGTCATCGGCGCGTATGCGGGGCTGCGGCCGCTGATCGATACCGGCGAGGGTCGCACCGCGGACGTCTCGCGCGAACATGCCGTCGTCGAGTCGGCATCCGGGATCCTCAGCGTGATCGGCGGCAAGCTGACCGAATACCGCTACATGGCCCAGGACGTGCTGGACCGCGCGGTCAGCCTGCGGCGCCTGCGCGCCACCAAGTGCCGGACGCACGACCTGCCGCTGATCGGCGCGCCGGGCAACCCCGGGGCGACCGGTCCGGTCGCCGGTCTGCCGGTGTCGCTGGTGCAGCGGTACGGCGCCGAGGCGGCCAAGGTCGTCGAGTCCGCCACCTGCAAGCGCCCGACGGAGCCCGTCGCGGAGGGCATCGACGTCACCCGGGCGGAATTCGAGTACGCGATCACCCACGAGGGTGCGCTGAACGTCTCCGACATCGTGGATCGGCGCACGCGCATCGGGTTGGTGGAGTCCGATCGCGAGCGGGTGGTCGCCGTGGCGGAGGAGTTCGTCGCGCGGTTCGGCTAG
- a CDS encoding TetR/AcrR family transcriptional regulator produces MLSISNARAQVDTGERILAAAASCVVDFGVDRVTLAEIARRAGVSRPTVYRRWPDTQSIVAALLTRHVTDVMRDAPLLGDDRESLVRQIVTVANLLRRDRLVMSVLHSELAPIYITERLGTSQHMLIDALAARLRVAQRNGSVRAGDPVQMATMVLLIAQSTIQSVQIVEPILDADALAGELAYSLNGYLS; encoded by the coding sequence ATGCTGTCAATCAGTAACGCTCGCGCTCAGGTGGACACCGGGGAGCGCATCCTCGCGGCAGCAGCCAGCTGTGTGGTCGATTTCGGGGTGGACCGGGTGACCCTGGCCGAAATCGCCCGGCGCGCCGGCGTCAGCAGGCCCACGGTGTACCGGCGCTGGCCGGACACCCAGTCGATCGTCGCGGCGTTGTTGACCCGGCACGTCACCGACGTGATGCGGGACGCGCCGCTGCTCGGGGACGACCGCGAATCGCTTGTGCGACAGATTGTTACGGTGGCCAACCTGCTGCGCCGGGACCGGCTGGTCATGTCGGTGCTGCACTCCGAACTCGCACCGATCTACATCACCGAACGCCTGGGGACCAGCCAGCACATGCTGATTGACGCGCTTGCCGCCCGGCTTCGCGTGGCCCAGCGCAACGGCAGCGTCCGCGCCGGCGACCCCGTCCAGATGGCCACCATGGTGTTGCTGATCGCCCAGTCGACCATTCAGTCGGTGCAGATCGTCGAACCCATCCTGGACGCCGACGCGCTGGCCGGCGAACTGGCCTACTCGCTGAACGGATACCTGTCGTGA
- a CDS encoding FAD-binding oxidoreductase encodes MKWNAWGDPAAAKPLSEGIRALLKQAVGVEDSGAAELAPDQVRLRPSALSEADRDALAGVVGAPYCRTDDLDRLLHAGGKSTIDLLRRKDPGVQDAPDAVLLPGDDEAVAGILRYCTEHRIAVVPFGGGTSVVGGLDPIRGEFHAVVALDLRRLDQLISLDDVSGQAVFGAGVTGPDAERLLGAQGFSLGHFPQSFEYATIGGFAATRSSGQDSAGYGRFNDMVRGLRVVTPAGTMDLGRAPESAAGPDLRQLMIGSEGVFGVITRVRLRVHRTPEAVRYEAWSFPDFQTGAAALRAVTQTATGPTVIRLSDEAETGVNLATTEAIGENQITGGCLGITVFEGTEEHVESRHAETAALLAAHGATSLGEAPARAWEHGRFAAPYLRDSLLSAGALCETLETATDWSNIPALKAAVTQALTDALSESGTPALVMCHISHVYPTGASLYFTVVAGQRGNPIEQWKAAKKAACDAIMGAGGTISHHHAVGADHRPWMHDEVGELGVHVLRAVKAALDPAGILNPGKLIP; translated from the coding sequence ATGAAGTGGAACGCGTGGGGTGACCCCGCCGCGGCCAAGCCGCTCTCGGAGGGGATCCGGGCACTGCTGAAACAGGCTGTGGGCGTGGAGGATTCCGGTGCCGCCGAACTCGCACCCGACCAGGTGCGGCTGCGACCGTCGGCGTTGTCGGAGGCCGACCGCGACGCGCTGGCGGGCGTCGTCGGTGCGCCGTACTGCCGCACCGACGACCTGGACCGGTTGCTGCACGCGGGCGGCAAGTCCACCATCGACCTGCTGCGCCGCAAGGACCCGGGGGTCCAGGACGCGCCCGACGCCGTCCTGCTGCCCGGCGACGACGAGGCCGTGGCCGGGATTCTCCGCTACTGCACCGAGCACCGCATCGCGGTCGTCCCCTTCGGCGGCGGCACCAGTGTGGTCGGCGGCCTGGACCCCATCCGCGGCGAATTCCACGCGGTCGTGGCCCTCGACCTGCGCCGCCTCGACCAACTGATCTCGCTCGACGACGTGTCCGGCCAGGCAGTGTTCGGGGCCGGCGTCACCGGCCCCGACGCGGAACGTCTGCTTGGCGCCCAAGGCTTTTCGCTCGGACATTTTCCGCAGAGTTTCGAATACGCCACCATCGGCGGGTTCGCCGCGACCCGCTCGTCCGGACAGGACTCGGCGGGCTACGGCCGGTTCAACGACATGGTGCGCGGGCTGCGGGTGGTCACCCCGGCCGGCACCATGGACCTGGGCCGCGCCCCCGAATCCGCCGCGGGTCCGGATCTGCGCCAGCTGATGATCGGCTCGGAGGGCGTCTTCGGCGTCATCACCCGGGTGCGGCTGCGCGTGCACCGGACCCCGGAAGCCGTCCGCTACGAGGCGTGGTCCTTCCCCGACTTCCAAACCGGGGCCGCCGCCCTGCGCGCCGTCACCCAGACGGCCACCGGCCCCACCGTCATCCGCCTCTCCGACGAGGCCGAGACCGGGGTCAACCTCGCCACCACCGAAGCGATCGGCGAAAACCAGATCACCGGCGGCTGCCTGGGCATCACGGTGTTCGAGGGCACCGAGGAACACGTCGAAAGCCGGCACGCCGAAACCGCCGCCCTGCTGGCCGCACACGGCGCGACGTCGCTGGGCGAAGCGCCGGCGCGGGCCTGGGAGCACGGCCGGTTCGCGGCGCCGTATCTGCGCGACTCGCTGCTGTCGGCGGGCGCGCTGTGCGAGACGCTCGAGACCGCCACCGATTGGTCCAACATTCCGGCGCTCAAAGCCGCAGTGACGCAGGCACTTACGGATGCGCTGAGCGAGAGCGGCACGCCGGCGCTGGTGATGTGCCACATCTCGCACGTCTACCCCACCGGCGCGTCGCTGTACTTCACCGTCGTCGCCGGGCAGCGCGGCAACCCGATCGAGCAGTGGAAGGCCGCGAAAAAGGCCGCGTGCGACGCGATCATGGGCGCCGGCGGGACGATCAGCCACCACCATGCGGTCGGCGCCGACCACCGGCCGTGGATGCACGACGAGGTGGGCGAACTGGGCGTGCACGTCCTGCGCGCGGTCAAGGCGGCCCTGGACCCCGCCGGAATCCTCAACCCGGGCAAGCTGATTCCATGA
- a CDS encoding diacylglycerol kinase, producing the protein MSRCEIAKVIALTNPVSGHGAAIRAAEVAIARLHHRGVEVVEIIGDDAQDARYLVGAALEKGADAVMVTGGDGVVSNALQVLAGTNVPIGIVAAGTGNDHAREFGLPTKDPEAAADIIVDGFTETVDLGKIRDGNGSEKWFGTVAATGFDSLVTDRANRMTWPHGRLRYYLAMLAELSQLRLLPFRMVLDGTREIDADITLAAFGNTRSYGGGMLICPHADPTDGLLDITMVHSASRSKLVRLFPTVMKGTHVNLDEVTTTRARSVHVECPGINVYADGDYACALPAEITAVPGALRILRRPEDR; encoded by the coding sequence ATGAGCCGGTGCGAGATCGCGAAGGTGATCGCGCTGACCAATCCGGTTTCGGGGCATGGCGCGGCCATCCGCGCGGCCGAGGTCGCGATCGCGCGGTTGCACCACCGCGGGGTGGAGGTCGTCGAGATCATCGGCGACGACGCGCAGGACGCGCGCTACCTGGTGGGCGCGGCACTCGAGAAGGGCGCCGACGCGGTGATGGTGACCGGCGGCGACGGCGTCGTCTCCAACGCGCTGCAGGTGCTGGCGGGCACCAACGTTCCGATCGGCATCGTGGCGGCGGGCACCGGCAATGACCATGCCCGTGAATTCGGGCTTCCCACAAAGGATCCCGAAGCCGCAGCGGACATCATCGTCGACGGCTTCACCGAAACCGTCGACCTGGGGAAGATTCGCGACGGCAACGGTTCCGAGAAATGGTTCGGCACCGTGGCGGCCACCGGATTCGACTCCCTGGTGACCGACCGGGCCAACCGGATGACCTGGCCGCACGGGCGGCTGCGGTACTACCTGGCGATGCTCGCCGAACTCTCGCAGCTGCGGCTGTTGCCGTTCCGCATGGTGCTCGACGGGACACGCGAGATCGATGCCGACATCACGCTGGCGGCCTTCGGCAACACCCGCAGCTACGGCGGGGGCATGCTGATCTGTCCGCATGCCGATCCCACCGACGGGCTGCTCGACATCACCATGGTGCACTCGGCGTCGCGGTCGAAGCTGGTGCGGCTCTTCCCCACCGTGATGAAGGGCACCCACGTCAACCTGGACGAGGTGACCACGACGCGGGCGCGGTCGGTCCACGTCGAATGCCCCGGCATCAACGTCTACGCCGACGGCGACTACGCCTGCGCGCTGCCCGCCGAGATCACCGCGGTCCCGGGCGCGCTGCGGATTCTGCGCCGGCCCGAGGACCGCTAG
- a CDS encoding DUF3145 domain-containing protein has product MRASNQFADVTTGVVYVHASPAAVCPHVEWALSSTLGAKANLTWTQQPAMPGQLRAVTNWVGPVGTGARLANALRSWSVLRFEVTEDPSPGVDGQRFSHTPQLGLWSGAMSANGDVMVGEMRLRALMSQGADTLAAELDTVLGTAWDDALEAYRDGGEVGEVTWLSRGVG; this is encoded by the coding sequence ATGCGTGCGTCGAATCAATTCGCCGACGTGACGACTGGCGTGGTGTACGTGCACGCCTCGCCCGCGGCGGTGTGCCCGCATGTCGAGTGGGCGTTGTCGTCGACCCTTGGGGCGAAGGCGAACCTCACGTGGACGCAGCAGCCGGCCATGCCCGGCCAGCTGCGCGCGGTCACCAACTGGGTCGGGCCGGTGGGCACCGGCGCCAGGCTGGCCAACGCCTTGCGCTCGTGGTCGGTACTGCGGTTCGAGGTCACCGAGGACCCCAGCCCCGGCGTGGACGGCCAGCGGTTCAGCCACACCCCGCAGCTCGGCCTGTGGAGCGGGGCGATGAGTGCCAACGGCGACGTCATGGTCGGGGAGATGCGGCTGCGGGCGCTGATGTCGCAGGGCGCCGACACCCTGGCGGCCGAGCTGGACACCGTGCTGGGAACGGCGTGGGACGACGCCCTGGAGGCGTACCGCGACGGCGGCGAGGTCGGCGAGGTGACCTGGCTCAGCCGCGGCGTCGGCTAG
- a CDS encoding serine hydrolase domain-containing protein, with product MAALDALDDWPVEAAAAAVIGPDGVLASHGDTQRAFELASVTKPLVARAMHVAVEEGVVDLDTAAGPPGATIRHLLAHASGLAMHNDHVLAAPGARRIYSNHGFTVLAQTVERESGIDFGRYLAEAVCEPLGMAATRLDGGAAAAGSGARSTVADLAAFARDLLRPATVSAQLHAEATTVQFPGLDGVLPGYGVQRPNDWGLGLEIRDAKSPHWTGARNSPRTYGHFGQAGGFIWADPERDLALVALTNRDFGEWAKRPWPAISDAVLAEYG from the coding sequence ATGGCTGCCCTCGACGCTCTGGACGACTGGCCCGTCGAGGCCGCCGCCGCGGCGGTGATCGGACCCGACGGGGTGCTGGCCAGCCACGGCGACACCCAGCGGGCGTTCGAGCTGGCTTCGGTGACCAAACCGCTGGTGGCCCGCGCCATGCACGTGGCCGTCGAAGAGGGCGTCGTCGACCTGGACACCGCCGCCGGGCCGCCGGGCGCCACCATCCGGCACCTGCTGGCGCACGCGTCCGGCCTGGCCATGCACAACGATCACGTGCTGGCCGCCCCCGGAGCGCGGCGCATCTACTCCAACCACGGCTTCACCGTGCTGGCCCAGACCGTGGAGCGCGAGTCGGGGATCGACTTCGGCCGCTACCTGGCCGAGGCGGTCTGCGAACCCTTGGGCATGGCGGCCACCCGGCTGGACGGCGGCGCCGCGGCCGCCGGGTCCGGGGCGAGGTCCACGGTCGCTGACCTGGCGGCATTCGCCAGGGACCTGCTGCGTCCGGCGACGGTCTCGGCCCAGCTGCACGCCGAGGCGACGACGGTGCAATTTCCCGGCCTGGACGGCGTGCTGCCCGGCTACGGCGTCCAGCGGCCCAACGACTGGGGGCTGGGTTTGGAGATCAGGGACGCTAAATCGCCGCACTGGACGGGTGCGCGCAACTCGCCGCGGACGTACGGCCATTTCGGCCAGGCGGGCGGTTTCATCTGGGCAGATCCCGAACGGGACCTGGCGCTGGTGGCCCTCACCAACCGCGATTTCGGGGAGTGGGCCAAGCGGCCGTGGCCGGCGATTTCCGACGCCGTGCTAGCCGAATACGGCTGA
- a CDS encoding class I SAM-dependent methyltransferase, producing MTAPESASESTKEFAGRIAAAIDGASLTLLLSIGHQTGLLDTMAGLPAATSARIAEAAGLNERYVREWLAGMTTGRVVDYDAATATYSLPAHRAAVLTRAAGPDNLALVALFVPQLAEVEQKIIGCFRDGGGLQYVEFPRFHALMAEQSGVVYDNALVDTVLPLVDALVERLRSGADVADFGCGSGHAINVMARAFPASRFTGIDFSDEAIAVGAREAAELGLANATFESHNLAQLDKPDAYDVITVFDAIHDQAQPARVLENIYRALRPGGVLLMADIKASSRLEENVGVPMSTYLYTTSLMHCMTVSLALDGAGLGAAWGTQLATAMLADAGFDDVRVAEIESDPINNYYIARK from the coding sequence ATGACGGCACCCGAGAGCGCCTCTGAAAGCACCAAAGAATTCGCCGGACGAATCGCCGCGGCCATCGACGGCGCCAGCCTGACGCTGCTGCTGAGCATCGGCCACCAGACCGGTTTGCTGGACACGATGGCCGGACTGCCGGCGGCGACCAGCGCGCGGATCGCCGAAGCGGCCGGCCTCAACGAGCGCTACGTGCGCGAGTGGCTGGCCGGCATGACGACCGGACGCGTCGTCGACTACGACGCCGCCACCGCCACCTACTCGCTGCCCGCGCACCGCGCCGCCGTGCTGACCCGGGCGGCTGGGCCGGACAACCTGGCCCTGGTGGCGTTGTTCGTCCCGCAACTCGCCGAGGTCGAACAGAAGATCATCGGCTGCTTCCGCGACGGCGGCGGCCTGCAGTACGTCGAGTTCCCCCGGTTCCACGCCCTGATGGCCGAGCAGAGCGGCGTGGTGTACGACAACGCGTTGGTCGACACGGTGCTGCCGCTGGTCGACGCGCTCGTCGAGCGCCTACGCTCCGGAGCCGACGTGGCGGACTTCGGCTGCGGCAGCGGCCACGCGATCAATGTGATGGCCCGGGCGTTCCCGGCCAGCCGCTTCACCGGCATCGACTTCTCCGACGAGGCCATCGCCGTCGGCGCCCGCGAGGCGGCCGAGCTCGGCCTGGCGAACGCGACCTTCGAGAGCCACAACCTGGCGCAGCTCGACAAGCCCGACGCCTACGACGTCATCACGGTCTTCGACGCGATCCACGACCAGGCCCAGCCGGCGCGGGTGCTGGAGAACATCTACCGCGCGCTGCGGCCCGGCGGCGTCCTGCTGATGGCCGACATCAAGGCGTCCAGCCGGCTCGAGGAGAACGTCGGCGTCCCGATGAGCACCTACCTGTACACCACCTCGCTGATGCACTGCATGACGGTGTCGCTGGCGCTGGACGGCGCCGGGCTGGGCGCAGCCTGGGGGACGCAGCTGGCCACCGCGATGCTGGCCGACGCCGGATTCGATGACGTGCGGGTGGCCGAGATCGAGTCCGACCCGATCAACAACTACTACATCGCCCGGAAGTGA
- a CDS encoding S-(hydroxymethyl)mycothiol dehydrogenase has protein sequence MSQTVRGVISRKKGEPVELVDIVVPDPGPGEALVDVIACGVCHTDLTYREGGINDEYPFLLGHEAAGRVEAVGPGVSAVEPGDFVILNWRAVCGQCRACKRGRPHLCFDTFNAAQKMTLTDGTELTPALGIGAFADKTLVHAGQCTKVDPAADPAVAGLLGCGVMAGIGAAINTGGITRDDTVAVIGCGGVGDAAIAGAALVGARRIIAVDTDDTKLDWARTFGATHTVNARQADVVEAIQDLTDGFGVNVAIDAVGRPETWKQAFYARDLAGTVVLVGVPTPDMKLDMPLIDFFSHGGSLKSSWYGDCLPERDFPTLIDLYLQGRLPLEKFVSERIGLDDVEEAFHKMHGGKVLRSVVML, from the coding sequence ATGAGTCAGACAGTGCGCGGCGTGATTTCACGAAAGAAGGGTGAACCCGTCGAGTTGGTGGACATCGTCGTCCCGGATCCCGGGCCCGGCGAGGCGCTGGTCGACGTCATCGCCTGCGGGGTGTGCCACACCGACCTGACCTACCGCGAGGGTGGCATCAACGACGAGTATCCCTTCCTGCTCGGCCACGAGGCCGCCGGCCGGGTCGAGGCGGTCGGCCCCGGTGTCAGCGCCGTCGAGCCGGGTGACTTCGTCATCCTGAACTGGCGGGCCGTCTGCGGCCAGTGCCGGGCGTGCAAACGCGGCCGCCCGCACCTGTGTTTCGACACCTTCAACGCCGCGCAGAAGATGACGCTGACCGACGGCACCGAACTGACGCCCGCCCTGGGCATCGGGGCGTTCGCCGACAAGACGCTGGTGCACGCCGGGCAGTGCACCAAGGTCGATCCCGCCGCCGACCCGGCCGTCGCGGGCCTGCTCGGCTGCGGGGTGATGGCCGGCATCGGGGCGGCGATCAACACCGGCGGCATCACCCGCGACGACACCGTCGCGGTGATCGGCTGCGGCGGTGTCGGCGACGCCGCGATCGCCGGCGCCGCGCTGGTGGGGGCCAGGCGCATCATCGCCGTGGACACCGACGACACCAAGCTGGACTGGGCGCGCACGTTCGGCGCCACCCACACCGTCAACGCGCGTCAGGCCGACGTCGTCGAGGCCATCCAGGACCTCACCGACGGGTTCGGGGTCAACGTCGCGATCGACGCCGTCGGGCGGCCCGAGACCTGGAAGCAGGCCTTCTACGCCCGCGACCTCGCCGGAACCGTTGTGCTGGTGGGGGTCCCGACGCCCGACATGAAGCTGGACATGCCGCTGATCGACTTCTTCTCCCACGGCGGGTCGCTCAAGTCGTCCTGGTACGGCGACTGCCTGCCCGAACGCGACTTCCCCACGCTGATCGACCTCTACCTGCAGGGTCGGCTGCCCCTGGAGAAGTTTGTCTCCGAGCGAATCGGGCTAGACGACGTCGAGGAGGCGTTTCACAAGATGCACGGGGGCAAGGTGTTGCGTTCGGTGGTGATGCTCTGA